Within Leptospira noumeaensis, the genomic segment TCCTGTCGCACAAAATTTACAATTGAGAGTGCAACCAATTTGAGATGAGATACAGATGGTTTTTCTTCCCCCATCACCGGAAGGAATCCAAACTGCCTCGATCTCTTTGTTTTCACCTACATAAAAAGTAAATTTACGAGTTCCATCTTCTTTGGAAGCCAAGTCGCGACCAATTTCAATTTCAGGGTATAAAGTATGTTGTTTTAATTTTTCACGAACTTCTTTGGACAAGGTGGTGAATTGGTCTAGGTTCGTGTAACGACTCTTATAGATGCCTGTGTATATCTGTGCCGCCCGGTATTTTTCCAGGCCTAAGGAAACACAAATTTCTTCTAGTTCTTTTTTGGTTTTCCCTTTGAGAACCGGTATTTCCTCTTTCATTTGTTTGGAATTTCCACCTTTAGCCAATCTTTTCGTTGCCCCCTCTAGGGACAAGGATTTACGGCGATTCATTCAGTCTTACTCTGGAATCTGTTTGGAACAAGTCTAAAATAAAATTCTAGAACGAATCTTTTCGTAAATCGGTGCTTCCAAATGGACATTGACTTACATACAGTGATTCAAAAGCCTAGTATCTAGTGAGGGAAAAATACGAATGAATAGCGACGCCTTTATGGAATATGCCTTTATCGTCATGGTCGCACTGATAGGAATCGAAATCTTTGTTTCCTACATCAAAGGAAAACAATACTACCGATTGAATGTTCTCATTGCCGATGTGAGTACAGGTGTCATATTTGCACTTATCGGAGTTGTCATCCTTCTCGGTGCTTTGTATGTATATGACAAAATCGAAACAAACTTTTCGCTCTCGGCCTTAGGTTACCATTTTTTTCCTTTGGAAAGTCCGTTCCAATTCTCTCCTAGTTTTTCTGTGAACTGGCAGGCGCTAGGAGCTTGGACATTTGCTGTAGTTTTTGCTGATTTTGTTTATTACTGGTTTCATAGACATTGCCATGAAATCAATTTATTCTGGGCGACACATGTCACTCACCACTCCACTCAAGAAATGAACTTATCTGTTGCTTTCCGTGGAAATGGATTACAAAGAATATTCGAATATATTTACTTTCTTTCTATGGCACTCCTTGGAATTCCTTGGGCTATGTTTTTACTCAGCCATAGAATTCTGAAAGTTTACCAATTTGTGGTTCACACACGTTTTATCGGTAAACTTGGATTTTTAGAACAGTTTATGGTGACACCTTCCAACCACAGAGTCCACCATGGAATCCAAGATAAATACATCGACCGTAACCATGGTGGAATTTTTATCATTTGGGATCGTATGTTTGGATCCTTTGAATGGGAAACAGAAGAACCTATCTACGGTTTAACGAAACCCGTGAATTCTTTTAACCCCATCACCGTGAACATGCATGTGTTCAAAGATATATTCTTTCAGGTTTGGAAATGTAAATCCGTTGGTGATGTTTTTAAAACGATTTTTGGGCCCCCAGGTTGGAAACCAACTTACCTCATCACGGAAGCAGACAAAGCACCGGAACCAACAAAGGTTCAAAAATACGATCCAAAACCACCTATGGGTGTGATGATTTATGTGGCACTCCAGGCGGCAGTTCTTATGGCTGTGGGTCTTGTGATTTGGAAAGTTGCAAAAATCAATTTAGAACAGGATATGACAACTCTTGGAATTTTATCTGCTGTGATTATCTTTAGTTTGTTTTCGATTGATCGAACCATGGAAATGAAACGATGGTCAAGAAGGACAGAAGTGGTACGAAACGTACTTTTTATCTTAGCTTTTGTTGCGGCACTAGTTTATTCCAATATTCCTAATATTGAAATTTTTGCCATCCCACTCATTGGCCTCTCGTTTGTTTCGCTTGTATGGATTGTCATCAAACGAAAGACCTTCTTTGATTTAAGTAATATTTCTAATACTTGGTATTAGTTTTTAGATTTAATTTCTTTAAGAACGGACTCTGAAGGGAACAACTTGTTCGACTTCAGGAGTTCGTCTCCTAAATTTAAAAATGCCTTTGTTTTATCCCCATGTTTTTTACATAAATTGATATCTCTGTAACAAAGACCTAAATCCACAAACGGGGGCTTAATGGTTTTGGTTTCCCCTTGCCCTCCGGATACAGACTGGTAATACAAAAAATCATCTTCTATCCATCCAAAGATATTTCCATAAGCAAAATAGGCAGATGTTCCTTTTACTTTTCGTAAGTCACGACCCATCACACTAAAATAAACTTCCCTTTCCATAAATCCGAGGATGGTAGGAATCAAATCCAGTTGTGAGGTGATGTCTTCTCTAAGTTCCGGTTTGATTTTTCCAGGAGCATAAATTAAGAGCGGAACATTACGATCTTCATAGTAGTTTAGAAACCGGTGGTGGCTATGGTCAGAAACAAAAAAGAAAACAGTATCTTTAAAATACGTAGACTTTGCTGCTTTTTCCATATATTCGTTCAATGCAAAATCTGCATAATGAAGGACATTTAAGTATTCACTGTCTTGTGTGGTGGATTCAAACAAACGATACTTTTCATCGGGAACTTTGTACGGGTAATGTGTGGTTCCTGTATGAATCACAGAGACAATTGGTTTTTCAGGTTTTACATTGAGGAGTCTCTTGTGCATGGCATCGAGAGATGCTTCATCTAAATAACTCCAAGGCCCTGTTTTGTATTCGGGATTTTTTTCTAATTCAGTTTTTCCAACGAGAGTATCAAACCCCCAGTGGTACATGATACTTCCCTTATTGTTAAAACTCAGATCCGTTCCGGTTACAAACAAAGTTTCATATCCGATGGTTTTTGCAATATTCCCAAGACCAGAAAAACGATTGAGGATTTGCGGTGTGCGAACGGCTGTTAGGCCTGGTCTATCGGGAATCCCTCCCATCAGCGCCATAAGACCGTTTGTAGTCCTTCCGCCACTTGCAAAAAAGTTTTTAAAAAACATTCCTTTTCGGATGAGTTGATTGAAGTATGGTGTGACCACCTTCCCCTCTACCTTACCCGTTCCAATGATATCAATGTATTTGCCAGTCCAACCTTCTAAAACAATCACCACAATATGTGGCAAAGGTTTATTTGATATAACGGTTGTTTTCCGAAGAAGTGGGTATTCTTCGCTGACAAAGGTAGCTCCCGAATAGGCCACTTCTTTTTGTGTGATGGCACTAGATTCGCTCAGATTCATATAGTGGCGGTCATCCACTTTAGTCATCTTTAAGTCTGTGATGACCGTAAAACCTGGATTCAAAACCAAATCATTGATAATGGTTTCTTTGGTGATGATGGCGTCACTTGTCCTTAGTGGGCTCGTTTGGATTCCCCCACGGATTCCCAACACAAGAAGTGCGAGCACAACTAGGAATTGGAGACCAGCCCATTTGTAATGTAAGTTTACATGGGAATACGGAAACTTGGATTGGATTTTATAAATTCCGAAACCAATTCCACCAATCACAAGAATTCCAAGTAAAAACAAAAATGGATTTTGAGAAAAGGCAGATCCCACAAGTGGTAACATCTCAAAACCGAGATAAGCAAAAGCCTCGTATCCTAAATGTTTGTTTCCATTTTCATAATAGATCAAATCCGCAATGAGAAGAAATAACAATAGAATGATAAAAACTACAGGTAAGGTGCGCCACACTGCCCGATAGATTTTATTTCGGTTTAAAAAATGCAAACTCGCATACAATAAACTGAACCCAAGTAACACACATAAGACGGAAATATCGAATCGGAATCCCTTCAGAAAAGCCTTTAACAAAATCAGAACTGATTTGTCTTGGATCCGATAGGAATACATGGTAAAAAAAACGGCACGGTAAACGGTAAGAAAAACGATTCCAAGACCCGCAAGGAGTAAGTGGAACCGAATGTAAAAAGGCAATTTTGAAAATAGTTTTTTCATAGATGAAATTTAAGAAACTTCCATAAGGCTAAAAAAGTGTGAAAGGCTGGTAAACGAATCCAATCGATTATGGTTTTACCATTTTATAAATGGTTCCCGATTGGTAGTCTGCGAGAAAGATTTCACCCTCATTGTCACGACCAAACGTAGGAATGAGTAAGTTCCATTTTCCAAGGGCTGTCGTTTCCGTTACCTTGGTATTCTCTCCTGGTTTTGGAACAGGAATGGCCCAAATTTTTCCTTGGATAAAATCACCAAACACATACATTCCCTTTAACGCAGGAATCGCAGAACCAGTATAAACATACCCACCAGTAATGGATTGTCCTTCCTCTCTACCATATTCATAAAAAGGAGGTTCGTAAAGAGCGGTATTACATCCGTCGGTAAAACAATGAAAACCTTCGGTTTGGTTCCAACCATAGTTTTTACCAGAAAGAATGATATCTACTTCTTCGTAAGCATCTTGCCCTACATCCGCGACTAGCAAACGTCCGTCAGGTGAAAAACTCATCCTCCAAGGGTTACGAATTCCGTAAGCAAAGGTTTCTGGTGCATAACCCGCTTTTCCAACAAAAGGATTGTCGGAAGGAATGGAATATGGTTTTTTCGATTGGAAGTCAGGTGTTGGACTAATTCTTAAAATAGAACCAAGTAAGGTATTTGGGTTTTGTCCGTTGTTTTTAGGATCGGCTCTCCATCCCCCATCTCCAAGCCCTATGTACAAATGTCCATCGAGTCCAAAGGCCAATTGTCCCCCATTGTGGTTAGGATAAGGCTGCTCTACTTGCAATAACACTCGTTCGTTTACAAGTTTCATTGATTCGTAGTTAGTTGGATTTTCTACTACCCATTCGGAAACGATGGTAACATCTTTATTTGCAGCAGATTTTACATAATTGGTATATAACTTTGGTTGTTTGGGAAATTGTGGGTGGAAAGCCAAACCAAGAAGTCCTTCTTCACTATCCGTAATCACATTAAATTTTGCCAAAACACGACTTATCTTTTTTTCCCTGTGGAAAAGAATCATATTTCCTGTTTTTTCAAGAGCAAATAAAAAGGGGCTGTCCCCTGGCGGAAACTGGATGTCAGTTGGCTCCTTTACTTTCACCACTTCCTGCAAAGCGATTGCCACTTGTTTTCGATTGGCATCGACACCAATAAAAAGTGGTTTGGATCCGAGGACTTGGCCATCGGTTTCATACTTTTTATTGTAATTTTTTAAAATGCTACGACCTATATCATCACAAGAGACTGACAAAGTTAAAAAGGAAAATAAAACAAAGATTTGGATTTTCATCATACTTAAGGTTCCCCACATAAGATAATTGGCTTGGATTTCTCACCGCAATCAAAAAACTTAAACGCATCTATGAAACTCTTTCGAATCCTTTGTATTCCGATTTTCCTCTATTTCGCCTATTTGCAATTGAATGACCCAGACCCCTACCTTTGGTTCCCGCTATATGCAATAGTGGCCGCCATAGCCCTTTTGAGTCTATTTCGAAAGGTTCCAAAGTTTGTGGGATGGATTCTGATTCCTATTTATCTAATTCTGGCAGGGTATTATTTTGCCCACACTCCGTACTTTGGAATGGAAGTGGAAGAAGTCAGAGAATTTTTAGGACTTTTGATTGCCAGTGCGGCGATTGCTTTTCTTGTCTTTAAAAAATAAAAAGTTCGAATTGCCGAAGATTATTTTTCGGCAATCACCTTTCCATCTTCCAAAATCATTTTGATGAGTTTTGTCATCTCAACTGAATATTCAACATCCAAATGTTTGGTGACACCTTCACAAAATCCATTGATGATGAGTAACTTCGCATCATCTTCACTCATCCCTCGCGATTGCAGGTAAAAGAGTTGGTCGTCATCAATTTTAGAGACAGTGGCTTCGTAGTTTAAAGTTCCCTCTTCTCCTGATACATCATTGTAAGGATACGCATGGGACTGGGAGCGGTTGTCCATCATCAGTCCATCACATTTGATATGGCTGTAAGATCCTTTGCTAGATGGTTCAAATTTCACTAAACCACGGTAGGAATTGATTCCACCATCGAGGGCCACACCTTTTGCCAAAATATTGGAACGAGTGTTTTTTCCCACATGGATGATCCTTGCTCCCGTATCTTGCACTTGCCCACTTCCGGCAAAAGCCAAAGACAAAACATCACCCGTAGAATGATCCCCTTGTAAAATGATCCCTGGGTATTTGATGGTATTGGCTCCAATATTACAATCGGTCCAAGTGATATGAGCGGCTTCTTCGCAGATCCCTCGTTTCACTGTCCAATTGTACATATTCTTTTTCCAGTTTTGGATGGTGGTATAAAAGATTTTAGAATTCTTTTTGGCTACGAGTTCGACAACAGCGGTATGAAAATTGGTTCCTTTGTCTTGGACAGAAGTACAACCTTCGCTGTATTCCAAATGTGCACCCTCATCTGCGATGAGAAGTGTACGTTCATATTGTCCGGAACTAGCAGCTGTTACCTTAAAGTAAGCTTGGAGAGGCATAGGAGTTTTGACTCCCTTTGGGATGTAGGCAAAAGATCCACCGCTAAATACAGCGGAGTTCAGTGCTGAAAATTTATTATCACCAATGGTAACAACAGTTCCCAGATACTCACGAACGAGTTCGGGGTATTCTTTGATTGCCGTATCGATGTCACAAAAGATAATCCCAAGGTCAGTCAGTTCCTTTTTGACATTAGCATAAATGGTTTCGGAATCGTTCATGGTTTCGATTCCAGCCAGGTATTTCCTTTCGTGTTCAGGAATTCCTAATTTTTCAAAACTACGCAGGATTTCTGGATCCACTTCGTCCCAAGATTTTTTCTTTTTTTGATTGGAACCTACGTAATGCACATAGTCATCGATATTGATATGAAATTGCGGAATAAATCCCCAAGCCGGCATCGGTTTCTGTTCATAAACTTCAAAAGCCTTTAAACGAAATTCTGCAAGCCAACTTGGTTCATTTTTAATATGGGAAATGGATTCAACAACTTTACGAGTGAGTCCCTTTGGAAAATTATCAGGTTTATAAAATTCAAAAGAAACCTTGTCTAAGTCGGCTGTTGATTCCATTTTTTTCCCCTTCTCTACTTGGAGAGAATCCTAAATTAATTTACAGAAGCGAAGTAAGCTTTGGATCCAGTAGGATCTGCTTTCATCGTTTTCTTTCCTTCGTCCCAGTTTGCAGGGCAAACTTCACCGTGTTTTTCCACAAATTGGAAAGCTCTGATGAGGCGAAGAGCTTCTTCAATGTTACGTCCTACTGGTAGGTCGTTAACAGTTGCTTGGCGAATGATTCCCGCTGGATCAATGATGAAAGTTCCGCGAAGAGCGACACCTGCATCAGGGCCAGACTCGATCAGAACTCCAAAAGATTTTGCAATTTCTTTTGTTTTGTCAGCGATGAGTGGGTATTTGATCTCACCAATACCACCTTCTTTTCGGGCTGTTTTTTTCCAAGCTAAGTGCGAAAATTCGCTATCAACGGAAACTCCCAAAACTTCGGCTCCAATCTTTTTAAAATCTTCGAGTTTTGCATCGTATTCAATAATTTCTGTCGGACAAACAAATGTAAAATCGAGCGGATAGAAAAACAGAACCACCCATTTTCCTTTGTAATCTGACAATTTGATTTCTTTAAAACTGTCCCCGATCACAGCGGTTGCTTTAAAATCTGGGGCATGTGATGTCACTTGTGGCATAAAGTCACTCCTTAGAATTATTCTAAGTACAGATATTAGATTCTGTCTAGATGTTTTTGGGTCAGGGACAGGTTTTCCAATGACCATTCTTCCTTTGCGATCGATTCAAGAAAGCGACGGTCATGACTGACTACTACCAAAGCAACACCAAGTGACTGAAGGGAACTCTCTAGCGCCTCCAAAGATTTTATATCCAAATGGTTTGTTGGTTCGTCTAAGAGGAGGATTTCAACTTGTGAATCCAAATGGAGGGAAAGAAATATTTTTTTCATTTCCCCCGGACTGAAAACTTCTGATTCAAAAACACGTTTCGGATCACTCCCCAATTTGTGAACTCCCGAAAGGATTTTTGCTTTTTCCTCCGAAGAACAACTTTGAAATGCATATTGTAATTCAGTGATTTCTTTTTTAGAAAACTCTTGGGGCAAATACAAGGAACGAATTTGTTTTTCTTTTAATTCGTTTGCGAGAAATTGCAAAAAGGTTGATTTCCCCGATCCATTTTTTCCAGTAATCGCAATTTTCGAATCAGGTTGGATTTGGAGATTCGAATCTAGTCGTAAATTCATAAACCCAAAATCTAAATGATCTTCTTCCCATAAAAACAAATGTTTCCTTCTGGAAATTTCTGTTTTCCAAACAATTCCTAAATTTTCTTTTTCAGGAAGTTTAGCAAAAATTTCTTTTTCCTTTCTTTCGGAATGTTCCATTCTTTTATCTAACTGCTGTTTGAGCCTCCCCGCTTGGCCATCTTTACCGGTAACCCTTGCTAAGTTTTTTTTATGCCGACCATCATGGTCATGGAGATCGAGTCCCTTCTTGGATCTATGTTTGTGTGAAAGACTTGCTTCTTCTCTTCTCCGTTTGAGTTCCGCATCCAGTTTTTTCCTTTCACTACGCGCAATTTCCCAATCATGGATTCGCTCCAGCGCCTCTCTCTCCATCTCCCTTTTGCCTTCTGAATAATTTCCTGGCCGTTCGGAATAAAAGTTTTTTTCGAGGAATACACAATGGGTGACAAGATCATCTAACAATGACCTATCGTGACTGATTAAAATTCCTATCCCTTGAAACTGAGAAAGGGCAGCGCGAATGATGAGGATACTATCCAAATCTAAATGATTGGTAGGTTCATCCAGAATCAAAACACCAGGAGATTCGGAAAGGGCCATAGCAAGGATGACCCTTCTTTTTTCCCCAAAACTTAAAAACTCATAGTCCTCAGGTGAATCCAAAGAAACTTTCAAAAGATTTTTATAACGACCCGATTCTTTAGAATCATCATATAAAAAATCCTCTAACGATTCTTTTGGAACTTCATTACTTTGCGAAACATAACGTACGAAGTCATTTCCTTGGATGGTTCCAGTATGTGGTTCCATTTCCCCTGCAATGAGTTTTGCTAAAGTGGATTTTCCCGTTCCATTTTTGCCGACAATGCCAGTCCATCCCGGACCAAACGCGAGGTTTAAGTTCTGGAATAAAAACTCTGACTGCGATTCGTAATTAAAATTTAGATTTTGAATGGTGATATGATAGGACATACGACAAGCTCCTGTTTTTCCAAATAGGGAATAGGTAAGCATGTCTCGTCCTAAAGAGATTAGGAGAAGTGTGGATTTAGTATTTTATTTTGCTTACCTATTTGATTTAAGCCGCAATCTCATCGGATCATACCTCGTTTATGAATGTTAGACTGAATGAAGTCGGAAAAGTTGTCAAGAGTTAGTTTCCCTTGGCCATTAAGAATTTTTCCATAAACTCTGTAATGTCTCGGATGTTTCTGTTGATCATCTTACGTAGCTCCGGCGGGATGTTTTGTGATTTGATGACTCGGTAGTAGTTCAATGCATTTTTCAACATCTTCCTGCGAGCAAACTCTTGGGCTTTCATTAACATCGGTTTGTATTTATAATATGAATATTCCATAATAGAATAATTCTTTGAAAGACGAAATGCATGGGGGATCTTTCCAAAATCGTAAGTAAGAGTTAAAAATGGTGCGTCATCGGCTTCGGGAGGTTTTAGTTCTAAAACCCCATGGATGATTTTTTCTGGTTCATCTTCTGTGGCTTTTTCAGCCATTTCATCCAGAGGGACGGGAGATTCTTCATCCGCAATCTCACCCAAGTTTCCATCTACGATTTCTATCTCAGGAGCTTCCGCATCTTCAAAAGATGGTTCTTCCCCCGGTAACCCAGCTTCTTCTCTTTGTTTTCGATCCCGAAAAACTTCATCAGCGTCAGGAAGACCAATCCTTAAATCTTCACTGGTTAACGGCCGATTGGTGAGTTCCACCTGGATCGGTAAATCTGTTTCAATGATGGTTTCTGATTTGTTTGGATCTTTTGCCTCTGGTAAGTCAGATTTCGGAGAAATTAACTTTTCGGTTTTAGGATCAATCGGATCAGGAAGTTCTAACTCTTTACGAAGAGAATCTGTTGTGGATTCAAACCAATCGGGTTCTCCGCCTTTTTCAGAAGGATGGAGAGCTGGTTCTTTATCATCCCTACGTAAATCATTAGCATCAGGAAGACCAATGGGTTCCAGATCCCAAGCCTCTGGAAGTTTTAAACCTTGGTTCTCTGGAAAATAAGGTTTGAGTAAATCATTGAGAGAGGATTCATCTCCTCTTGCTTCCAGTTCCTTTGCTTTTTTTTCTATTTTCTTTAAGGCTTGGTTTTTTAAAAAATCTTCCCTTTCTTTGAACCGGTCTCGTTTCCTTCTATCATCTCCTGACCTTCTATCTTTTCTTCCCGCAATGTTTGTCCTGCGATCGGCATTTTTTCTCCGTTCGTCACCACTACGTCTATCGACAAGAGGAAGGTCTTTGAATTGTTTCCAATCATTAGAGAAAAATGTATCTTCCGGAAGATCTAGTTCTGAAACATCTTTTTTAGAAATTTGATCAGCTAGCGACTCTAAGTCGATAGGTTGTTTTGGAGTTTCAGGATCTTTAGATACTCCCGCCATATCTGGCGGAACATAAAATGGTCCCACAATCCCAGAACCTGGAGGTGCCATAGGAAAACCTGGTGCCCCACCTGCTAGTCCACCAGTCGTCAAACCCTGGTTTAACGATTGCAAGAGTTGGTCTTGGTTTTGAATTGCTTTTGGATCAATTCCGGGACCACCCGGAGAAGATTGCAAAAATTGATACACAATCGGATGAACCAATTGGTTTCCACCTGCGACTGTTTGGTTCACTTGTGGAGAAGATATCGAATTCTCTGAACCCCGATTCTCAGAAGGCCTAGGTTTTTCTGTAACACCTGGTGGGAGCGGTGGTGGAGGTAATTCGGAAGTTGTTTGAGGAATCGATTGTGGCGTTTGTGGAAAATTAGGTGGTGGACTACTCTGTGCGAATTGAATGGCACGAGCAATGGACTCAGCAAATAGTTCGGATACTTCTTTTAAAGCACCTACCAGATCACTTAAATCTTTTTCAGGTGTTGGAATTCCAGATTTCAGTTCTCTTTTTTTCTTTTTATCTTTTGGATCAGATTCTGATTTTAACGGATCACCCTTACCAGGTTCTCCCCCTTTAGGTGTTTGTGGATTGTCTTCTAAAAACTCTTCTAGATCCTGAATGTTTTTCTTTATTTTTTCTTTGATTTCGGGATCAGGAATTCTATGCCCCGTTCGTTCAAAGATTTCAATCGCTTCTTCCACTTGTTCTGCTTCGACAAGGGCTTCTGCATTGAGAAGTGGCCTTCTATGAAAACTGTATTTTGAATTTTTAGAGATTATGTCATCAGCGGAAAAACTAATGTCAGGAGATTCTCTTCTTGGTCTATCTCCAGTTTCAGGGGTGTCTGGTGTTTCTTCTCCAAAATCACCTAACGGAAGATCACTGAGACTTTTGGGAGATTTTTGTTTATCACGTCTGTTTCGTCCAGGCTTAGCCGCATTACCCTTATCTCCACCAACTCCTAGTTCGTCGGTGAAATCATCCTCGGATTCAAATTCAGGTAATCTTTCCGACAATGGTTTTGGTTTGGATTTAGGTTCCTTAGGATCGGTTTGGAAATTTAATTCCTGCCCACGCCCCCCACGAGAAGGCCTTTCCGTATTGGAAGATCGTGAGTTTGGCTGCCTTGGTTCTTCCTCCCTGGAAGATTCTCTCTGCTGTTTTCGCCTTTTTTGTCTCGGACTTAAATTCTCTTCAGACCTACCTCCCCCCTCGCTCCGAGCGATATCATCGAGATCGGCACCTGTGCCAGAAAGACCGAGTAACATCATGAGGGTGGTTAACATATAAGGGTTCTATTCTTTATTTTCGAGGTTTTGTATGTATGAACTTAAAGCAAAATCCAAGAATATTCGATTTCCTAGCATTTTACGAGGCTTTTTAAGCCAAACTGACCGCAAGTTCTTTTTCTGCTTGACATAAGAGAAATTCTTGCGTTCCATGGTGGCATGAAATCCGTTGCGAAAAAAAATCTCAGCTTTGCCTCCTCACCGGACAATGCAGACGGGTTGCAGTTAAAAATCACCTTCGACGAAGACACAAAAACTGCCTTTGGTGATTACACCTGCCCCGAAAAATACCAGGGTTTACCGGATCAAATCCACCCAGGAATTATCTCTACCATCTTAGATGAAATCATGGTTAAGATCAACGAAGCGATGAATTTTGAAACCACTACGGGTGAACTTACCATTCGTTTTTTACAACCAGCAAAAGTAAATGAACCACTTCACTTACGTGGATGGTTTGTGAAAAAGAATAAAAAAATCATAGAAAACCGTGCTGAAATAGAAAATGAGATCGGCAAAATAGTGGCCCGCGGAAAAGGTAAATATATCGAAGCTGAAGACTGATTATGCCGATGTGGTGGAATTGGTAGACGCAGTGGATTCAAAATCCACCGATGGTAACATCATGCCGGTTCGATTCCGGCCATCGGTACCAACAGTAATTTAGTTCGAATACTTCTCGCAAGCCCTCAGATAAAAATCTTCTTCGATTCTGTCTATGGCTTGTAAGATGAGGTTTATTTCATCAGTCTTCATCTCATCAAAGATCTCTCTCCCCTCTTTTAAAATTGTTACTCCAAGAGAAATTCCTTTTCGATCGGCCTCTGTATAAAGACCTCCCTTTGATTCCATCTTCACCAGTATATCTTCCATGATCAAAATGATCTTTCGAATGAGTTCTGCATCTGAAAACACTTTGAAAAGTCCACCAATGTCTTTGCGAAAGGCATCGGCTTTCTTTTTTTCTACTTTGGCAATGAGTGTTTCCATAGCAAATTCTGAATTAAGAAGTCCCATTTGATTTTCCTGGCGATCCAGTTCCATCACCAGTTCCTCTTCAAACTGGTGGGCCGTTACATAAGATTGAAGTGCAGCAAGTCCGGCTCTCAGTGCCATAGGAAAGTGTTTTCCAAATCGAAAAATAGACAATGCTAAGTTCCCAAGAATCCCCCAAATTTTTGTGGGATGGTTTACAAACCCGGATAACGCGTCAAAGGCGGCATCCAGTTCCTTTCTTTTGGAATATTCTGGATAAAGGTATTCCAAAAAAAAATAAA encodes:
- a CDS encoding sterol desaturase family protein, which encodes MNSDAFMEYAFIVMVALIGIEIFVSYIKGKQYYRLNVLIADVSTGVIFALIGVVILLGALYVYDKIETNFSLSALGYHFFPLESPFQFSPSFSVNWQALGAWTFAVVFADFVYYWFHRHCHEINLFWATHVTHHSTQEMNLSVAFRGNGLQRIFEYIYFLSMALLGIPWAMFLLSHRILKVYQFVVHTRFIGKLGFLEQFMVTPSNHRVHHGIQDKYIDRNHGGIFIIWDRMFGSFEWETEEPIYGLTKPVNSFNPITVNMHVFKDIFFQVWKCKSVGDVFKTIFGPPGWKPTYLITEADKAPEPTKVQKYDPKPPMGVMIYVALQAAVLMAVGLVIWKVAKINLEQDMTTLGILSAVIIFSLFSIDRTMEMKRWSRRTEVVRNVLFILAFVAALVYSNIPNIEIFAIPLIGLSFVSLVWIVIKRKTFFDLSNISNTWY
- a CDS encoding peroxiredoxin, whose amino-acid sequence is MPQVTSHAPDFKATAVIGDSFKEIKLSDYKGKWVVLFFYPLDFTFVCPTEIIEYDAKLEDFKKIGAEVLGVSVDSEFSHLAWKKTARKEGGIGEIKYPLIADKTKEIAKSFGVLIESGPDAGVALRGTFIIDPAGIIRQATVNDLPVGRNIEEALRLIRAFQFVEKHGEVCPANWDEGKKTMKADPTGSKAYFASVN
- a CDS encoding LTA synthase family protein; its protein translation is MKKLFSKLPFYIRFHLLLAGLGIVFLTVYRAVFFTMYSYRIQDKSVLILLKAFLKGFRFDISVLCVLLGFSLLYASLHFLNRNKIYRAVWRTLPVVFIILLLFLLIADLIYYENGNKHLGYEAFAYLGFEMLPLVGSAFSQNPFLFLLGILVIGGIGFGIYKIQSKFPYSHVNLHYKWAGLQFLVVLALLVLGIRGGIQTSPLRTSDAIITKETIINDLVLNPGFTVITDLKMTKVDDRHYMNLSESSAITQKEVAYSGATFVSEEYPLLRKTTVISNKPLPHIVVIVLEGWTGKYIDIIGTGKVEGKVVTPYFNQLIRKGMFFKNFFASGGRTTNGLMALMGGIPDRPGLTAVRTPQILNRFSGLGNIAKTIGYETLFVTGTDLSFNNKGSIMYHWGFDTLVGKTELEKNPEYKTGPWSYLDEASLDAMHKRLLNVKPEKPIVSVIHTGTTHYPYKVPDEKYRLFESTTQDSEYLNVLHYADFALNEYMEKAAKSTYFKDTVFFFVSDHSHHRFLNYYEDRNVPLLIYAPGKIKPELREDITSQLDLIPTILGFMEREVYFSVMGRDLRKVKGTSAYFAYGNIFGWIEDDFLYYQSVSGGQGETKTIKPPFVDLGLCYRDINLCKKHGDKTKAFLNLGDELLKSNKLFPSESVLKEIKSKN
- the sufB gene encoding Fe-S cluster assembly protein SufB — its product is MESTADLDKVSFEFYKPDNFPKGLTRKVVESISHIKNEPSWLAEFRLKAFEVYEQKPMPAWGFIPQFHINIDDYVHYVGSNQKKKKSWDEVDPEILRSFEKLGIPEHERKYLAGIETMNDSETIYANVKKELTDLGIIFCDIDTAIKEYPELVREYLGTVVTIGDNKFSALNSAVFSGGSFAYIPKGVKTPMPLQAYFKVTAASSGQYERTLLIADEGAHLEYSEGCTSVQDKGTNFHTAVVELVAKKNSKIFYTTIQNWKKNMYNWTVKRGICEEAAHITWTDCNIGANTIKYPGIILQGDHSTGDVLSLAFAGSGQVQDTGARIIHVGKNTRSNILAKGVALDGGINSYRGLVKFEPSSKGSYSHIKCDGLMMDNRSQSHAYPYNDVSGEEGTLNYEATVSKIDDDQLFYLQSRGMSEDDAKLLIINGFCEGVTKHLDVEYSVEMTKLIKMILEDGKVIAEK
- a CDS encoding PQQ-dependent sugar dehydrogenase produces the protein MKIQIFVLFSFLTLSVSCDDIGRSILKNYNKKYETDGQVLGSKPLFIGVDANRKQVAIALQEVVKVKEPTDIQFPPGDSPFLFALEKTGNMILFHREKKISRVLAKFNVITDSEEGLLGLAFHPQFPKQPKLYTNYVKSAANKDVTIVSEWVVENPTNYESMKLVNERVLLQVEQPYPNHNGGQLAFGLDGHLYIGLGDGGWRADPKNNGQNPNTLLGSILRISPTPDFQSKKPYSIPSDNPFVGKAGYAPETFAYGIRNPWRMSFSPDGRLLVADVGQDAYEEVDIILSGKNYGWNQTEGFHCFTDGCNTALYEPPFYEYGREEGQSITGGYVYTGSAIPALKGMYVFGDFIQGKIWAIPVPKPGENTKVTETTALGKWNLLIPTFGRDNEGEIFLADYQSGTIYKMVKP
- a CDS encoding transmembrane 220 family protein, translating into MKLFRILCIPIFLYFAYLQLNDPDPYLWFPLYAIVAAIALLSLFRKVPKFVGWILIPIYLILAGYYFAHTPYFGMEVEEVREFLGLLIASAAIAFLVFKK